TGCTGAGGTGGATCTTAATAGATGCGAGCCATGGGAACTGCCAGGTTATACATTCATAAATTAACCTAGCTAGATATGCATGCATGTGTTTAATCCGTGAAGTTCATCTGTACAGAAAGGGCGAGGATGGGGGAGAGAGAGTGGTACTTCTTCAGCGTAAGGGACAGGAAGTACCCAACCGGACTGAGAACCAACAGGGCCACAGGCGCCGGCTACTGGAAAGCCACCGGCAAGGACCGGGAAGTCCACAACGCCGCCACCGGTGCCCTCGTCGGCAAGAAAAAGACCCTCGTCTTCTACAAGGGCCGTGCCCCTAACGGCGAGAAGACCAAGTGGGTCCTCCATGAGTACCGTCTCGACGGCCACTTCTCCTGCCGTCGGACCACCGGGAGATTTGCGCAGGTAGAATGGGTGATTTGTAGAATACTCAACAAAGTAGCACCGGGAGATCAAAAGAAGAGCCGGTTACGACAGTACTACTCCAGCA
The genomic region above belongs to Zingiber officinale cultivar Zhangliang chromosome 11A, Zo_v1.1, whole genome shotgun sequence and contains:
- the LOC122031574 gene encoding protein CUP-SHAPED COTYLEDON 3-like, whose amino-acid sequence is MGEREWYFFSVRDRKYPTGLRTNRATGAGYWKATGKDREVHNAATGALVGKKKTLVFYKGRAPNGEKTKWVLHEYRLDGHFSCRRTTGRFAQVEWVICRILNKVAPGDQKKSRLRQYYSSISSNPNPLPPLYDQRTPNINVLHKSDHAYQLDDATDDYPLFPLPLSSFQSSSSNDHSSLFLLNSSSHQLNIATTPQQEDDEIPLRWNGNWIRSHSNCLYDVVLNPSPDPADHPES